Proteins from a single region of Antechinus flavipes isolate AdamAnt ecotype Samford, QLD, Australia chromosome 2, AdamAnt_v2, whole genome shotgun sequence:
- the AGRP gene encoding agouti-related protein: MFSQCLCQTMLNALLLSWAVLLQGFPITLGAQSSRQYPDAIGSRLSRSSQALYPGLLHSAPDTSLGLSGPGIQPELKQMASELAEESLLQDTEALAPGMPGPMSREDRSPRRCVRLLESCLGHQVPCCDPCATCYCRFFNSFCYCRKLSTNYPCSRN, from the exons ATGTTTTCACAATGTCTATGCCAGACCATGTTGAATGCTTTGCTGCTGAGTTGGGCTGTGCTGCTGCAGGGATTTCCCATCACCCTGGGTGCCCAGAGCTCTCGGCAATACCCAGATGCCATCGGCTCCAGACTGAGTAGGTCAAGTCAAGCTCTGTACCCTGGACTCCTGCACTCAGCTCCTGATACCTCTCTGGGACTCTCAG GCCCTGGGATACAACCAGAACTGAAGCAGATGGCATCAGAGCTGGCAGAAGAATCCCTCCTGCAAGACACTGAGGCTCTGGCACCTGGG ATGCCCGGCCCCATGAGCCGCGAAGATCGCTCGCCCCGCCGCTGTGTCCGCCTTCTCGAGTCCTGCCTGGGCCACCAAGTCCCCTGCTGCGACCCGTGCGCCACCTGTTACTGCCGCTTCTTTAACTCCTTCTGCTACTGCCGCAAGCTCAGCACCAACTACCCTTGCAGCCGCAATTAG